One Mycolicibacterium fortuitum subsp. fortuitum genomic window carries:
- a CDS encoding DNA-directed RNA polymerase subunit beta — protein MLEGCILAVSSQSKSANAITNNSVPGAPNRVSFAKLREPLEVPGLLDVQTDSFDWLVGADEWRQKAVDRGETDPKGGLEEVLEELSPIEDFSGSMSLSFSDPRFDEVKAPVDECKDKDMTYAAPLFVTAEFINNNTGEIKSQTVFMGDFPMMTEKGTFIINGTERVVVSQLVRSPGVYFDESIDKSTEKTLHSVKVIPGRGAWLEFDVDKRDTVGVRIDRKRRQPVTVLLKALGWTNEQITERFGFSEIMMGTLEKDSTAGPDEALLDIYRKLRPGEPPTKESAQTLLENLFFKEKRYDLARVGRYKVNKKLGLNAGQPITSSTLTEEDVVATIEYLVRLHEGQTTMTVPGGVEVPVEVDDIDHFGNRRLRTVGELIQNQIRVGLSRMERVVRERMTTQDVEAITPQTLINIRPVVAAIKEFFGTSQLSQFMDQNNPLSGLTHKRRLSALGPGGLSRERAGLEVRDVHSSHYGRMCPIETPEGPNIGLIGSLSVYARVNPFGFIETPYRKVVDGVVTDQIDYLTADEEDRHVVAQANSPIDPDGRFTEDRVMVRRKGGEVENVAPSDVDYMDVSPRQMVSVATAMIPFLEHDDANRALMGANMQRQAVPLVRSEAPLVGTGMELRAAIDAGDVIVSEKAGIVEEVSADYITVMADDGSRHTYRMRKFARSNHGTCANQRPIVDAGQRVEAGQVVADGPCTENGEMALGKNLLVAIMPWEGHNYEDAIILSNRLVEEDVLTSIHIEEHEIDARDTKLGAEEITRDIPNVSDEVLADLDERGIVRIGAEVRDGDILVGKVTPKGETELTPEERLLRAIFGEKAREVRDTSLKVPHGESGKVIGIRVFSREDDDELPAGVNELVRVYVAQKRKISDGDKLAGRHGNKGVIGKILPVEDMPFLPDGTPVDIILNTHGVPRRMNIGQILETHLGWVAKAGWNIDVAAGTPEWASKLPEQLYSAPVDSIVSTPVFDGAREEELAGLLGSTLPNRDGDVMVNADGKATLFDGRSGEPFPYPVTVGYMYILKLHHLVDDKIHARSTGPYSMITQQPLGGKAQFGGQRFGEMECWAMQAYGAAYTLQELLTIKSDDTVGRVKVYEAIVKGENIPEPGIPESFKVLLKELQSLCLNVEVLSSDGAAIEMRDGDDEDLERAAANLGINLSRNESASVEDLA, from the coding sequence GTGCTGGAAGGATGCATCTTGGCAGTCTCTAGCCAGAGCAAGTCAGCGAACGCTATCACCAATAACTCCGTCCCAGGAGCACCGAACCGAGTTTCATTTGCCAAGCTCCGTGAACCGCTTGAGGTTCCGGGGCTACTCGACGTTCAGACCGATTCCTTCGACTGGCTCGTCGGTGCGGATGAATGGCGGCAGAAGGCCGTCGATCGCGGCGAGACCGACCCCAAGGGCGGCCTCGAAGAGGTGCTCGAAGAGCTCTCCCCGATCGAGGATTTCTCGGGCTCGATGTCGCTGAGCTTCTCCGACCCGCGCTTCGACGAGGTCAAAGCTCCGGTCGACGAGTGCAAAGACAAGGACATGACGTACGCAGCCCCGCTGTTCGTCACGGCCGAGTTCATCAACAACAACACCGGTGAGATCAAGAGCCAGACGGTCTTCATGGGTGACTTCCCGATGATGACCGAGAAGGGCACCTTCATCATCAACGGCACCGAGCGTGTCGTGGTGAGCCAGCTCGTGCGCTCTCCCGGTGTGTACTTCGACGAGAGCATCGACAAGTCCACCGAGAAGACGCTGCACAGCGTCAAGGTGATCCCCGGCCGCGGTGCGTGGCTGGAGTTCGACGTCGACAAGCGCGACACCGTCGGTGTGCGTATCGACCGCAAGCGTCGTCAGCCGGTCACCGTGCTGCTGAAGGCGCTGGGCTGGACCAACGAGCAGATCACCGAGCGCTTCGGCTTCTCCGAGATCATGATGGGCACCCTGGAGAAGGACAGCACCGCCGGTCCCGACGAGGCGCTGCTGGACATCTACCGCAAGCTGCGTCCGGGCGAGCCGCCGACCAAGGAGTCCGCGCAGACCCTGCTGGAGAACCTGTTCTTCAAGGAGAAGCGCTACGACCTGGCCCGCGTGGGCCGCTACAAGGTCAACAAGAAGCTGGGCCTGAACGCCGGCCAGCCGATCACGTCGTCGACTCTGACCGAGGAAGACGTCGTCGCCACCATCGAGTACCTGGTGCGCCTGCACGAGGGCCAGACCACGATGACCGTCCCCGGCGGCGTCGAGGTCCCGGTCGAGGTGGACGACATCGACCACTTCGGTAACCGTCGTCTGCGCACCGTGGGCGAGCTGATCCAGAACCAGATCCGCGTCGGCCTGTCCCGCATGGAGCGCGTCGTGCGTGAGCGCATGACCACCCAGGACGTCGAGGCGATCACCCCGCAGACCCTGATCAACATCCGTCCCGTCGTGGCGGCGATCAAGGAGTTCTTCGGAACGTCGCAGCTGTCGCAGTTCATGGATCAGAACAACCCGCTGTCGGGTCTGACCCACAAGCGTCGTCTGTCGGCGCTGGGCCCCGGCGGTCTGTCCCGTGAGCGCGCCGGCCTTGAGGTCCGCGACGTCCACTCGTCGCACTACGGCCGCATGTGCCCGATCGAGACCCCTGAGGGTCCGAACATCGGTCTGATCGGTTCGCTTTCGGTGTACGCGCGGGTCAACCCGTTCGGTTTCATCGAGACCCCGTACCGCAAGGTCGTCGACGGTGTGGTCACCGACCAGATCGACTACCTGACCGCCGACGAGGAGGACCGCCACGTCGTGGCGCAGGCCAACTCGCCGATCGACCCGGACGGCCGGTTCACCGAGGACCGCGTGATGGTTCGTCGTAAGGGCGGCGAGGTCGAGAACGTGGCCCCGTCCGACGTCGACTACATGGACGTCTCGCCGCGCCAGATGGTGTCCGTCGCGACCGCGATGATCCCGTTCCTCGAGCACGACGACGCCAACCGCGCCCTGATGGGTGCCAACATGCAGCGCCAGGCGGTTCCGCTGGTGCGCAGCGAGGCCCCGCTGGTCGGTACCGGTATGGAGCTGCGCGCCGCGATCGACGCCGGCGATGTCATCGTCTCGGAGAAGGCGGGCATCGTCGAGGAGGTCTCGGCCGACTACATCACCGTGATGGCCGACGACGGCAGCCGGCACACCTACCGGATGCGCAAGTTCGCCCGGTCCAACCACGGCACCTGCGCCAACCAGCGTCCGATCGTGGACGCCGGGCAGCGTGTCGAGGCCGGCCAGGTCGTCGCCGACGGTCCGTGCACCGAGAACGGTGAGATGGCCCTGGGCAAGAACCTGCTCGTGGCGATCATGCCGTGGGAGGGCCACAACTACGAGGACGCGATCATCCTGTCCAACCGTCTGGTTGAAGAGGACGTGCTCACCTCGATCCACATCGAAGAGCACGAGATCGACGCCCGCGACACCAAGCTGGGCGCCGAGGAGATCACCCGGGACATCCCGAACGTCTCCGACGAGGTGCTGGCCGATCTCGACGAGCGCGGCATCGTCCGCATCGGCGCCGAGGTCCGCGACGGCGACATCCTGGTCGGCAAGGTCACCCCGAAGGGTGAGACCGAGCTGACCCCGGAGGAGCGCCTGCTGCGTGCCATCTTCGGTGAGAAGGCCCGCGAGGTTCGTGACACCTCGCTGAAGGTGCCCCACGGCGAGTCCGGCAAGGTCATCGGCATCCGCGTGTTCTCTCGCGAGGACGACGACGAGCTGCCCGCCGGTGTCAACGAGCTGGTCCGCGTCTACGTGGCCCAGAAGCGCAAGATCTCCGACGGCGACAAGCTCGCCGGACGCCACGGCAACAAGGGCGTCATCGGCAAGATCCTGCCGGTCGAGGACATGCCGTTCCTGCCCGATGGCACCCCGGTGGACATCATCCTGAACACCCACGGTGTGCCGCGTCGTATGAACATCGGCCAGATCCTGGAAACCCACCTCGGGTGGGTGGCCAAGGCCGGCTGGAACATCGATGTGGCTGCGGGCACTCCGGAATGGGCGTCGAAGCTGCCCGAGCAGCTGTACTCGGCCCCGGTCGACAGCATCGTGTCCACCCCGGTGTTCGACGGTGCCCGCGAAGAGGAGCTGGCCGGTCTGCTCGGCTCGACGCTGCCCAACCGTGACGGCGACGTCATGGTGAATGCCGACGGCAAGGCGACGTTGTTCGACGGCCGCAGTGGCGAACCGTTCCCGTACCCGGTGACGGTCGGCTACATGTACATCCTCAAGCTGCACCACCTGGTGGACGACAAGATCCACGCCCGTTCCACCGGCCCGTACTCGATGATCACCCAGCAGCCGCTCGGTGGTAAGGCGCAGTTCGGTGGCCAGCGGTTCGGTGAGATGGAATGTTGGGCCATGCAGGCCTACGGCGCGGCCTACACCCTGCAGGAGCTGCTGACCATCAAGTCCGACGACACCGTCGGCCGGGTCAAGGTGTACGAGGCCATCGTCAAGGGCGAGAACATCCCCGAACCCGGTATCCCGGAGTCGTTCAAGGTGCTTCTCAAGGAGCTGCAGTCGCTGTGCCTCAATGTCGAGGTCCTGTCTTCTGACGGTGCCGCGATCGAGATGCGTGACGGTGACGACGAGGACCTGGAGCGCGCTGCCGCGAACCTGGGAATCAACCTGTCGCGCAACGAGTCCGCTTCAGTCGAAGACCTCGCCTAA